In Pseudorasbora parva isolate DD20220531a chromosome 20, ASM2467924v1, whole genome shotgun sequence, a single window of DNA contains:
- the ldhba gene encoding L-lactate dehydrogenase B-A chain → MASVMQKLITPLASGPAEPPRNKVTIVGVGQVGMACAVSVLLRELTDELALVDVVEDRLKGEMLDLQHGSLFLKTPKIVADKDYSVTANSRIVVVTAGVRQQEGESRLNLVQRNVNIFKHIIPQIVKYSPDCTLIVVSNPVDVLTYVTWKLSGLPKHRVIGSGTNLDSARFRYIMAEKLGIHSSSFNGYILGEHGDSSVPVWSGTNVAGVSLQKLNPDIGTDKDTENWKEAHKMVVDSAYEVIRLKGYTNWAIGLSVADLTETLVKNLNRVHPVSTMVKGMYGISEEVYLSLPCVLNSSGVGSVINMTLTDEEIAQLKKSADTLWGIQKDLKDL, encoded by the exons ATGGCTTCAGTAATGCAGAAACTGATCACTCCTTTGGCCAGCGGTCCCGCTGAACCCCCCAGGAACAAAGTCACCATTGTTGGTGTGGGACAGGTGGGCATGGCGTGCGCTGTCAGCGTCCTGCTCAGG GAGCTCACAGATGAACTGGCTTTGGTGGATGTTGTGGAGGATAGGCTGAAGGGAGAGATGTTGGATTTGCAACATGGCAGCCTTTTCCTGAAGACTCCTAAGATTGTGGCTGACAAGG ACTACTCTGTGACCGCTAACTCTCGAATCGTGGTGGTGACGGCCGGAGTGCGTCAACAGGAGGGTGAGAGCAGACTGAACCTGGTGCAGAGGAACGTCAACATTTTCAAGCATATCATCCCTCAGATTGTCAAATACAGCCCTGACTGCACCCTCATTGTGGTGTCTAATCCAG TGGATGTTCTGACCTACGTGACCTGGAAGCTGAGCGGCCTGCCAAAGCACCGCGTCATTGGTAGCGGGACCAACCTGGACTCTGCGCGCTTCCGCTACATCATGGCGGAGAAACTGGGCATCCACTCCAGCAGCTTTAACGGCTACATTCTGGGAGAGCACGGAGACTCCagcg TGCCAGTATGGAGTGGAACAAATGTGGCAGGAGTTAGCCTGCAGAAACTCAACCCTGACATTGGCACAGATAAAGACACAGAGAACTGGAAGGAAGCTCACAAGATGGTTGTGGACAG TGCCTATGAAGTGATCAGGCTGAAGGGATACACTAACTGGGCCATTGGCCTCAGTGTGGCTGACCTGACCGAGACCCTGGTGAAGAACCTGAACCGTGTCCACCCGGTCTCCACCATGGTGAAG GGCATGTATGGAATCAGCGAGGAGGTGTACCTGAGTCTGCCCTGTGTGCTCAACAGCAGTGGTGTGGGCAGCGTCATCAACATGACCCTAACTGACGAGGAAATCGCTCAACTGAAGAAGAGTGCTGACACTCTCTGGGGCATCCAAAAAGACCTAAAGGACCTGTAG
- the slc25a3a gene encoding solute carrier family 25 member 3a, whose protein sequence is MYPTTLTQLARSNPFQTPLFLIKSDQQQESQQIKRKLAAAYPNDADVSCEYGSNKYYALCGFGGILSCGLTHTAVVPLDLIKCRIQVDPVKYKSIFNGFSVTLREDGVRGLGKGWAPTFIGYSMQGLCKFGFYEVFKSLYNDMLGEENAYLWRMYVYLAASASAEFFADIALAPMEACKVRIQTQPGYANTLRECAPKMHAEEGLNAFYKGVYPLWLRQIPYTMMKFACFERTVELLYKHVVPKPRSECTKPEQLVVTFVAGYIAGVFCAVVSHPADSVVSVLNKEKGSSAVEVLKRLGPVGVWKGLVARIIMIGTLTALQWFIYDSVKVYFRLPRPPPPEMPESLKRKMGLLDY, encoded by the exons ATGTACCCAACCACCCTAACACAGTTGGCACGGTCGAATCCATTCCAGACTCCTCTTTTTCTCATTAAATCGGATCAGCAGCAAGAGAGCCAGCAGATAAAACGCAAACTTGCTGCGGCATACCCTAATG ATGCAGATGTGAGCTGTGAATACGGGTCAAATAAATATTACGCCCTCTGCGGTTTCGGTGGGATTTTGAGCTGTGgcctcacacacacagctgtcgTGCCCCTCGACCTCATTAAATGCCGCATACAG GTGGACCCGGTTAAGTACAAGTCCATCTTCAATGGTTTCTCAGTCACCTTGAGAGAGGATGGCGTGAGGGGGCTGGGCAAAGGATGGGCTCCTACATTCATTGGCTATTCCATGCAAGGCCTTTGCAAGTTTGGTTTCTATGAAGTCTTTAAGTCCCTGTACAATGACATGCTTGGAGAG GAAAATGCTTATTTGTGGAGGATGTACGTTTATCTGGCCGCATCAGCCAGCGCTGAGTTTTTCGCAGATATTGCACTGGCTCCTATGGAAGCGTGCAAAGTGCGCATCCAGACGCAGCCGGGATATGCAAACACCCTGAGAGAGTGCGCCCCCAAAATGCACGCTGAGGAGGGGCTAAACGC GTTCTATAAAGGCGTTTATCCCTTGTGGCTGAGGCAGATCCCCTACACCATGATGAAGTTTGCCTGTTTCGAGCGAACCGTGGAGTTGCTCTACAAGCATGTAGTACCAAAACCCCGCAGTGAGTGCACCAAACCTGAGCAACTGGTGGTGACCTTTGTTGCCGGTTATATTG CTGGCGTGTTCTGTGCTGTGGTGTCCCATCCTGCGGACTCAGTTGTGTCTGTCCTGAACAAAGAGAAAGGCAGTTCAGCTGTTGAGGTGCTGAAAAGACTGGGACCTGTAG GTGTGTGGAAGGGTCTTGTTGCTCGAATCATTATGATTGGCACGCTGACCGCGCTACAGTGGTTCATCTATGACTCAGTGAAGGTGTACTTCCGTCTGCCCCGTCCACCACCCCCTGAGATGCCCGAGTCCCTTAAGAGGAAAATGGGTCTCCTGGACTACTAG